A single genomic interval of Nymphalis io chromosome 30, ilAglIoxx1.1, whole genome shotgun sequence harbors:
- the LOC126780028 gene encoding protein artemis-like, with protein sequence MMSSIRYLMKSPFHGKIKEIPGVYVDNFEKAERRNARAYFLSHYNSDHIQRLHSAQLLDVLLKKNITIYTTELTAAIINDDKHDERIMKCVRALKMGSTQISLPGLPERDIPELCLTVTLIPASHSAASTMFLFSTTTHNILFIGEYHINRKDLPSFKHLHVDDKPIKLDAMYVDTTMQHLDYENFTKRSNGVQRMIFEIRCWLNWNENNAIAIHTSDKYDYEFVFNEIYKQLNMKVFVHSERWSFYSSIQELVPGVTNNEESTRIHLCRNRSEDSSHTSCVQKCHNNYLLVDVFPMPWQNYKDGKCSVSRVTQEQRLDVCFATHCTLREIDYFVDYFAPNRIIGYPHEYAGKLERNELCYYSRIGKKRVKIPKRVDDDLKKLMFG encoded by the exons atgatgtcatccatacGGTATCTAATGAAAAGTCCTTTCCATGGAAAAATTAAAGAGATCCCGGGTGTGTATGTTGATAACTTCGAAAAAGCTGAACGTCGAAACGCTAGAGCTTACTTCCTGAGCCATTATAACTCAGACCACATACAAAGGCTACATTCAGCTCAGCTATTAGACGTTTTGTTGAAGAAGAACATCACAATATATACGACCGAGCTGACAGCAGCTATTATAAATGACGACAAACATGATGAGAGAATTATGAAATGCGTTCGAGCTCTAAAAATGG gcTCGACACAAATATCATTGCCTGGTTTGCCTGAACGAGACATACCGGAATTGTGTCTCACTGTCACATTGATACCAGCCAGTCACAGCGCTGCatcaacaatgtttttattctcaACAACGACACATAACATTCTGTTTATCGGAGAATACCATATCAATCGTAAAGACTTGCCAAGCTTCAAGCATCTGCATGTTGACGATAAACCCATAAAATTGGATGCGATGTACGTTGACACAACCATGCAGCATTTGGATTACGAAAACTTCACGAAGCGATCTAACGGTGTACAAagaatgatatttgaaattagatGTTGGTTGAACTGGAATGAGAATAATGCAATTGCAATACACACATctgataaatatgattatgaatttgtctttaatgagatatacaaacaattaaacatgaaaGTATTCGTGCATTCGGAAAGATGGAGTTTTTACag TTCAATACAGGAATTAGTGCCCGGGGTGACAAATAACGAAGAATCTACTAGAATACATTTATGTAGAAACAGAAGCGAGGATAGTTCACACACCTCATGCGTACagaaatgtcataataattacttacttgtAGATGTATTCCCTATGCCATGGCAGAATTACAAAGATGGAAAATGCTCAGTTTCGCGCGTGACCCAGGAGCAGCGGCTGGACGTGTGTTTCGCTACTCATTGTACTTTAAGAGAGATAgattattttgttgattattttgcACCGAATAGAATAATTGGTTATCCTCATGAATATGCAGGAAAGCTTGAAAGAAATGAGCTCTGTTATTATAGTAGAATTGGCAAAAAAAGAGTTAAGATACCTAAAAGAGTCGATGATGATTTGAAGAAATTGATgtttggataa